One genomic region from Mangifera indica cultivar Alphonso chromosome 17, CATAS_Mindica_2.1, whole genome shotgun sequence encodes:
- the LOC123200273 gene encoding receptor-like protein 7 encodes MIINKFASSDPFAYPKVASWKVDKDCCSWDGVKCSEVTGHLVELDLTSSCLYGSINSSSSLFHLVHLTWLSLDDNDFNGSKIPSAIKNLSRLSYLSLHYSNFFGQIPSEVLQLSKLETLDTDSNFSMKLQKPSLRSLLEKLTQLKVLCLGYVNISSPIPDILANLSSLIDLSLKGCQLQGEFPVKIFQLPNLQMLSVRSNPNLSGSLPEFQNKSPLEVLRVANTSFSGEIPYSIGNLNSLLILEISSCKFYGLIPPSLGNLTKLTYLYLNDNKLSGELPTAFGNLSSLEQLDLSMNDFSSYDFRSLSWMAKCGKLTFLSLVKTNLHGEIPSWLMSLNTLAQLNLSENELNGPIPSQIRNLTQLNLLALNSNQLQGPFPSALYHL; translated from the coding sequence ATGATTATCAATAAGTTCGCTTCTTCTGATCCTTTTGCTTATCCCAAGGTTGCATCTTGGAAAGTCGATAAAGATTGCTGCTCATGGGACGGGGTCAAGTGTAGTGAGGTTACTGGTCATTTGGTGGAGCTTGACCTCACTAGTAGTTGCCTTTATGGTTCTATCAACTCTAGCAGTAGTCTCTTCCACCTTGTCCACCTCACATGGCTTAGCTTGGATGATAATGACTTCAATGGCTCCAAAATCCCTTCTGCAATTAAGAACCTTTCTAGGTTATCATATCTGAGCCTtcattattctaatttttttggtcaaatacCATCAGAAGTCTTACAGCTCTCAAAGTTGGAGACTCTTGACACAGATTCTAATTTTAGCATGAAGCTCCAAAAGCCAAGTTTAAGAAGCCTACTTGAGAAGTTAACTCAGCTTAAAGTCTTATGTCTTGGTTACGTCAACATTTCATCACCAATACCTGATATCTTGGCAAATTTATCTTCGTTGATTGACTTATCTCTCAAAGGCTGCCAATTGCAAGGTGAATTCCCTGTAAAAATATTCCAATTGCCTAACCTTCAAATGCTCAGTGTGCGGTCTAATCCAAATCTCTCTGGATCCTTGCCagaatttcaaaacaaaagcCCCCTGGAAGTTTTGAGAGTTGCAAACACAAGTTTTTCCGGTGAGATTCCATATTCAATAGGGAATCTTAATTCCTTACTGATCCTAGAAATAAGTTCTTGCAAATTTTATGGATTGATTCCACCTTCACTTGGCAATCTTACCAAGCTCACTTATCTTTACTTAAATGACAATAAACTTTCTGGTGAACTACCAACTGCCTTTGgaaatctttcttctttagAACAATTAGACCTTTCTATGAACGATTTTTCAAGCTATGATTTTCGTTCATTGTCATGGATGGCCAAGTGTGGTAAACTTACTTTTTTAAGCCTTGTAAAGACCAACTTACATGGTGAAATTCCCTCTTGGCTCATGAGCTTAAATACCCTTGCTCAATTAAATTTGAGCGAAAATGAATTAAATGGTCCAATCCCTTCTCAGATTAGAAACTTGACGCAACTGAATCTTCTTGCACTTAACTCAAATCAATTGCAAGGCCCATTTCCTAGCGCTCTATATCACCTCTAG
- the LOC123200274 gene encoding G-type lectin S-receptor-like serine/threonine-protein kinase At1g61550, with the protein MVSNSSFRKSFIDSSIRTARLYGFHGLDFCWVYANSSSDMYSIGVLFQEWRAAINLEALNSSYAQLILTAAVIFKPGLDSGRFPLEAMERYLDWAIILAYDYYTPQWYNFTSAQAALHDPSSNVNTDYGIRAWISRGLSADKMVLGLPFYGYARTLANPMENGIGAPATGPAITESGAINCKDIRNFAETYGANVMYNTTYVVNYCTVGTTWNFAVNYCTMETTWIGFDDVDVAKTKVAYAMEKLLGYIMRDVAYDDNWILSQAAAQESNKNGGKKWRLLATVLSRTAAAILLLGCFLIYYFWQRELKSKGSKKKINDPSATRDFNRNAHNLITYSFREIEAATGRFSFENKLGENKLGEGGYGPVYKALLPNGQEVAVKKLSKTSTQGYEEFRNEVMLTAKLQHANLVRILGFYPMRRYILDQRKHVQIIEGITQGLLYLQEYSRFTIIHRDLKATNVLLDEGMKPKISDFGMARIFTKDEFETNTSKVVGTHGFVPPEYVKRGIHSTKLDVYSFGVLLQQIISGNKVSALYGPEENLSLLDHAYKLWKEVKGMVFMDPSLDDKNSSYIMSLKKPAFSKQAGEDRETIVTFNDITISEVVGGNALSCNCDDKCVVYPQKVAEALKQDALTAVAYPRILAG; encoded by the exons ATGGTGAGCAATTCATCATTCAGGAAATCTTTCATTGATTCTTCAATAAGAACCGCCAGGCTTTATGGCTTCCATGGCTTGGACTTTTGTTGGGTATACGCAAACTCTAGCTCTGATATGTATAGCATAGGAGTTCTCTTTCAAGAGTGGCGAGCTGCTATCAACTTAGAGGCATTAAACTCTAGCTATGCACAACTTATATTGACTGCAGCTGTTATTTTTAAACCAGGTTTAGATTCAGGAAGGTTCCCTCTAGAAGCGATGGAACGGTACTTGGATTGGGCTATTATTTTGGCTTATGACTACTACACCCCTCAGTGGTATAATTTTACTTCTGCTCAGGCTGCTCTGCATGATCCAAGTAGTAATGTTAATACTGATTATGGTATAAGGGCTTGGATTAGCAGAGGACTTTCTGCTGATAAGATGGTTTTGGGTTTGCCTTTCTATGGTTATGCGCGGACGCTTGCAAACCCCATGGAAAACGGTATTGGTGCACCAGCAACAGGGCCTGCCATTACAGAAAGTGGAGCCATAAACTGTAAGGATATCAGGAATTTTGCTGAGACATACGGGGCTAATGTTATGTACAACACAACCTATGTTGTGAATTACTGCACGGTTGGAACAACTTGGAATTTTGCCGTGAATTACTGCACCA TGGAAACAACTTGGATTGGTTTTGATGATGTTGACGTTGCCAAAACTAAGGTTGCTTATGCCATGGAGAAGTTACTAGGCTACATCATGCGGGACGTCGCTTATGATGATAACTGGATACTTTCTCAAGCTGCAG CTCAAGAGAGTAATAAGAATGGAGGAAAAAAGTGGCGGCTATTGGCAACTGTTTTGTCTAGAACTGCTGCTGCTATTCTGCTTCTAGGctgttttttgatatattactTCTGGCAAAGAGAGCTCAAATCAAAAggatcaaagaagaaaataaatgacCCATCTGCAACTAGGGATTTTAACAGAAATGCCCATAATCTGATAACTTATAGTTTTCGTGAAATTGAAGCGGCTACAGGCagattttcatttgaaaataagCTGGGTGAAAATAAGCTGGGTGAAGGTGGATATGGTCCTGTTTACAAG GCTTTGCTGCCTAACGGACAGGAAGTTGCAGTGAAGAAGCTTTCGAAAACATCCACACAAGGATACGAGGAGTTCAGGAATGAGGTTATGCTTACAGCAAAGCTCCAACATGCAAATCTTGTAAGAATTTTGGGATTTT ATCCCATGAGAAGGTATATTTTGGATCAGAGAAAACATGTTCAAATCATTGAGGGGATTACTCAGGGACTTTTATATCTACAGGAGTACTCAAGGTTCACTATAATTCACAGAGACTTGAAAGCCACTAATGTTTTATTAGATGAAGGTATGAAGCCAAAAATATCAGATTTTGGTATGGCTAGAATATTTacaaaagatgaatttgaaacaAACACCAGCAAAGTTGTTGGGACACA TGGCTTTGTTCCTCCTGAATATGTTAAAAGAGGCATACACTCTACAAAATTGGATGTGTACAGTTTTGGGGTTCTACTTCAACAAATAATTAGTGGAAATAAGGTTTCTGCTCTCTACGGTCCTGAAGAAAACTTGAGCCTGCTAGACCAT GCTTATAAGCTCTGGAAAGAAGTAAAAGGCATGGTGTTTATGGATCCATCTTTAGATGATAAAAATTCCTCGT ATATAATGAGTCTGAAGAAGCCTGCTTTCTCGAAACAAGCTGGTGAAGATAGAGAAACTATAGTGACATTCAATGACATAACCATTTCAGAAGTTGTAG GGGGCAACGCCCTTAGCTG CAATTGTGATGACAAATGTGTTGTATATCCTCAGAAAGTTGCAGAAGCATTGAAGCAAGATGCTCTAACTGCAGTAGCATATCCAAGAATTCTGGCAGGCTAA